The Candidatus Polarisedimenticolia bacterium DNA segment TCTTTGCGGGTCGCAAGGTCGACGACCTCGAGACCTGGCACCTGGTCCAGGTGGTCGAACACTGCTCGCGGGCGATTTCGGATGTCTACCGCACGGTAGATCTGGAGCAGATTCTCAGGGGCAGCGTGCGCCGCCCGCAGGATCTTCAGGACCTGCTTGCTCCCGAGTCGAAATCCGCGTCTGGCCCGCTGCACCGGGTCACCCGGGTGCCGGACGAGGTGCGGGGTATCGGCGATCGATGCCTCTACGACGTCGGCATGGCCGGCGTCAAGGATTACCAGGGATTGTCGCTCGAGAAGCTGGGAGTGCGCTCCTATCGGATGGCGGCGGACATCCTGGCGATTCTCGCCAATGAGCGTGAGCTGCGAGAGATCTTCCAGCAAAACCGCGTGCGCTCGCTGCCTATCGAGGAAGAGGTGGCCTTCCTGCGCCAATGCGCCACCCGCTTCAATCTTTACGCGCGACTACTTGCGAGCCTGCGCGAAGAGACGCTGGTTCCTTCGACGTCCACGATGATCCCGGCAGCTCTTCCCGGGGAGCCGGATGAGCCAGAGGAGGAGTCGGAGAACCCGGAGACGACGTCCTCCGCAAAATCTTCCGCAAGGTTGAGCCAGCCCGACGAGTCCCGTGACACCGTGCTCTCTCGATATGAGCGGATTCTCCTGTTTGCCGGGACCGATATCGAATCGCTCCGGCGCGAGCTGAACCACCTCGTCGTCGATCAGCCCGCGGCGGTCGAGGCCTTGTGCGACGACCTGCTGCTCAACGGCACCGGGACCCAGGTCAAGGGAGCACCGCAATGCTATTTCCTGGTGGGGCCGACCGGAGTTGGAAAGAATCACCTCATGGAATCCCTGGCGCGTGTCCTGGGGCGGCTCTGGGGGCTCGAGATTCCTTTCCTGATCATCGAGGGGCCTCAGTACACCCACCCGTCGGACGTCCATGACCTACGCGGCGCCACCCGCGGGTTCATCCGCAGTGACGAGCCTGGAATCCTCGCCGAGTTCCACGAACGTTCCTCGCAGTCGCCTTTATCGATTCTCCTGGTGGACGAGGTCGAGAAAGCCGATCCTCAGCTGCAGAGATTCTTTTTGCCGATCATGGACCGCGGTTTTTTTCACGACAATCGCGGCCGGCGCCTCGGGTTCGAAGGAAGCCTAATCGCCTTCACCTCCAACCTCGGTTATTCGACTTCCGATCTGACGATGGATCCCATCGGGTACCGCGGCGGAACCGAGGAGCGCCTCCGTCGACGAGGGACCGAAGCCGAGAGACACATGAGGAAGAATCTGGCGCCTGAGTTCCTGGCGCGTCTCCGAACCATCCGGTTCGCCGGCCTGTCGCGCGAATCCATGGCGGCCATCCTCGAGCTTGAAACCGCGCGGGTCTTCCAGCGATTCAGGGAGCTGCACGACCTGGAGATCGTGCTGACGCCATCGGCCCGCGAGGCGCTGCTGAGCGAGGGCTTCAGCCCGGCCCATGGGGCGCGGCGTCTGTCCGCGGTCATCCGCCAGCACTGCAATGTCGAGGTCAGCCGGCGGATCAAGAGAGACGATCTGTCGGGCTCCGGAGAGCGGCACGACACGATCCAGTACGTCCGCGAGCTCAGGAAAGGAGAGAGAGCCTTCGAGCGGTCTGCGGTGGAAGCTACAGTCCGGGAGATCGCCAGGGCCGTCCTGCCCTATCGCCGGCTGCAAATCGACCACGACGGGGAAGCCTTCCGATACGAGGGACTCGCCGAGTGACCCCCGCGCCCACTCTCATCGTGCGGCTCCAGCGTCTCATCGAAATCAGCTATGACTGGCGCACCGGCATCGCCGATCTCACGCCGTTCCTGATTGGGGATCAGGGATACCAGGC contains these protein-coding regions:
- a CDS encoding AAA family ATPase yields the protein MDNLKPPLEDLDQKRLEARIRDLSRRFFAGRKVDDLETWHLVQVVEHCSRAISDVYRTVDLEQILRGSVRRPQDLQDLLAPESKSASGPLHRVTRVPDEVRGIGDRCLYDVGMAGVKDYQGLSLEKLGVRSYRMAADILAILANERELREIFQQNRVRSLPIEEEVAFLRQCATRFNLYARLLASLREETLVPSTSTMIPAALPGEPDEPEEESENPETTSSAKSSARLSQPDESRDTVLSRYERILLFAGTDIESLRRELNHLVVDQPAAVEALCDDLLLNGTGTQVKGAPQCYFLVGPTGVGKNHLMESLARVLGRLWGLEIPFLIIEGPQYTHPSDVHDLRGATRGFIRSDEPGILAEFHERSSQSPLSILLVDEVEKADPQLQRFFLPIMDRGFFHDNRGRRLGFEGSLIAFTSNLGYSTSDLTMDPIGYRGGTEERLRRRGTEAERHMRKNLAPEFLARLRTIRFAGLSRESMAAILELETARVFQRFRELHDLEIVLTPSAREALLSEGFSPAHGARRLSAVIRQHCNVEVSRRIKRDDLSGSGERHDTIQYVRELRKGERAFERSAVEATVREIARAVLPYRRLQIDHDGEAFRYEGLAE